The genomic window tttaggcTACAAGAatggataaaaagaaaactcGAATGGCAAAATGTCATGAGGAAGGCAGTTCAACTTATGCAAGTTGAATGAGACATTAGCTTATTATAAGGCAGTAACCTCCAAACATGTTatgaaacatatttttcaaataaaaaaggcaTCCCTATCTATGATATACAAAGTCATAAAGTTGACCAATGGGCTAGTGCAAAATTGCTTTACGATTCAACTTCTTTTATCATCAAACATTAACTGCATGCCACTGAAATGAAGCCCTTCAGCAAGTTGATTCTCCTCTCGTCGCTCGGGTTTTCCCACTAGAAATCCAAACCCAGAAGGCAGGAAAGAGCAGTTGGAAGGAAATTCATTATTGGCCCCGCCATTTCCTCCACCAGGAGAAAGGAGTAGCTCCTTCCGGAGGAGGAGGTGTAACGAGATCTAGTATGGTTTCTCTCTCTTTTGGGGTCAATGGAACACCTCTGACAAGGTTCAAAGCCATGATGTGAACATCAGTCTTTTGCCTGTGCCTATTGTAAGCCCATATTCCTACAGCGACACCACCAAATATGATCTGTTCTCAAAAaccaatatttcaaaattaggaaaaaaaaaattaatgaatatatatatatatatatatatgcatgtataTGGGCGCTTAAACTGACCGGTGATAGCCACAATGCTGCAGTTTGCATATCAAACTTTGGAGTATAAAGCACCGACTCCCCAAAATCCTCCTGAAGCTTTTTATAGATCTCTTTGTCATTTTTACCAGACCGAACTTCATCACGAATTAACTGCAACATGGTGTGATCATTATCAGTAAAGCAAGCTTGAAAATCTCACCTGCTCAATTGTTGATGGAAAGAACAAAGAAACCAAATGTAGCAATGTAGCTAGAGAATGACAGAATCAGATAAATCTTGTCCATGGACATATAATAGTAAGCAAagacataaaaaaatactaCTCAATGAAGTTTCTAGCccataataaattaattcttaCCACTTAGCGTAGATGTGAATTTTAAAACTCCTTTTAAGCAACCAAAGTAGCCAGACAGAAAAGCCTTATAGGCTGCAGTCGGCACAATCATATTTCTTTCAGCTTTGTTTATGGGCATATCTGGTGCAAACCCAGCTTCAGACAGGAAATGATCCAGAAAGCTAACAAGCCCCCTAGCTCCAAAATGGAAAGTCACAAACTTAATTTCTGTAACAAACTCACcaaaaatcaaaaactctttcttCCCAGTTGCAAGCTTCGTTTCAGAGACAAGTCACCTAATTATTTTTGGAAGCTTTCTCTTTCCAACACAATCCATATCCTCGTTTGTCAATTAACCATTATATGCTGAGCAGGGTTAAGCAAGAGGCATTTCCTTCAGCACATTCTACCAACTGGTGTATCTAGTTTACTCAAAGGGGACAAAAATTATTGCTCAAGTTAAATTTTTAGCTACTACCTCCAGCAATTAAAATGGTCTCAGAATTAGCTCATGgatcctcaaaaaaaaaaaaaaaaagatcttgCAAAGAGGGAGGCAGTTTTTCTGGTTCTCCAGAGTGCAACCCTCTCAGAATGGTTCTAGCAGATGGAAGAGCAGTGGATTTGGCTAGGCTTGATATTTTTGGTGCTGTGATGTCAGAGGATGGGAGAGATAAGGGGACGGGGGACTCATAGGGTGATATTTGTGAAGGGATGGTCCTGCAGGATGATTGGACCAACAGTTCTTCAGCTGCTTTCAGCAAGTTTTTGGGAATGCCTACTGTGGGTTTCAACGAGGAGACTTGGCACTTCTGATTAAAATGAGATGCAGAAGGGAGGTGAAACACCGAGAGTTTAGAAAAGGGAAGAAATTGGTGACCTTTTCAAAGTTTGATAGAGAGCTCAAAAGGTCAGAGACCTCCATAAATTATGGAAGAGGAGCGTTGAGGAGAGTACGTAGAGACAAGGTTGAGTGGGAGCTTGTTTTGGTTTGCCAATGGTCCCAAAAATATTGTCTTGGAATGTTATAGGGGTTAatgacaaggaaaaaaaaaattactcaagTCCATAATAAGGATGCAGAAAGAGAACATGGTCTGTGTGCAAGAAACCAATTCTGTCCATGATGATGGAGATTGTTCAGAGTATAGGTGTGGGCAGGTTCTTAGAATGGGGTTATGCAAATGCTAGGAGTACGGCTGGAGGGGTTCTAGTGTTCCGGTACAATAGAGTGGTAGAATTGTTAGGGCTGGAGGTGGATGAATTCTCTGTTTCTtgcaaatttaaaaacattgaaGATGATTTTGTCTGGGTTTTCCCAGGGGTTTAGGGTCCTTTTGCAGATAAGGAGAGGACAGGTCTATAGGAAGAGTTGGGTTTACATAGATGGAAGTACTTTGTCTTTGATTGATATTGTAGATTGGTTGGATTCTTGTTGAGGGAAGAAGTGGTTTTTGGTGTCCCCTTCCTTTTGTTTTGCTTACTTCACTCTTTGTATACTTCCTCTGTATCCTTGTGTGTTTTTTGCACTTTAATACATCatcttacttatcaaaaaaataataataataatttcctaTACTAATTTTGCAGCACCTAAAAAGTATGCACAAGAAAATCCAAATTGTTGTTGGCTATGGTTTACTTTACTTGTAAATCAATTTATTGACCCCTGATAAAAGAATTAATACAAATCATTGGGATTGCCTAATAAATATCATATTAGCTTGATATTCCTGTTGATTCAGCATTTACTTGGCTCCAAAAAATGGTGAAAGCAGCAGAAATCAAATTAAAACTTATGCATTGTAAACACAAATGTTAACATTACCACTGAATACACCAGGGCATAAAAGCTACTTGATTACAAGTTTGATATCAAAGAAGGCACTTAAATGTAAGCTTTTTTATGTTTAAGAagttcatttcattttcaatatttttttctcctttggTTCCAAATAATTGCTACAGACAGCACACTTTTTCGGATTGAAAGGAATGGCTTTGGTAAGCAAGCCCATCAGCACAAATTGCCTCCTCTAAATGCACCCTAAACGTAATAAACCCAACTGCAACTCAAAACTTTGCAGCATATGCCCATATGAATGTTCTATGACAGTCAAACTTATGCAGTCTGTAACttgattttcaaacttttcCATGATAAATAAATGAACCCTTAATACCCATCAGAAGTTTCGGGCTCCTTTACCTCACGAAATCAAACTCACTTAGACCCCAACTCCGAAGTCAAAAGTCTTTTAGACCCCAACTCCACAGCATTAGGCCCATAAAAAACCCATTAATCATTTGCacaaaaaaagcaaaagaaatacCTTTCTGAGGAGAATAGCAACATCGGCTTGCGAATCTTCAATGGACTGACTCCCGCACTCCGTGCACCGAACATTGTGACTGATGTTTCTGGCCCGCTCTTCCACCACCTGAGCTCTTTTCCGTGCATCCTCTTCACTCTCCATTGCGAAAACACTCCACCTAatacatcaaataaaattaagaaacaaaagaCCCTCTGTACAATTACAGTAACACATCCATCTCAGTGaggcatttcatcaaacaattGCGCACCAAACAACAAAACAAAGTATCCACCAAAAATATAGAACAACTCCAATCGAAACCTTAAAGTGAAATGAAAACAGTAAGGAAGACAAGGAGTTAATTGTATTGTACCAGATTTGGCGCCAAGTGAGTTAGGGTTCGTGGGGTGATCCAAcgtccctctctctctctctccctccctctgaTCTTCAGCGGAGCAACAGAGGAGGTAATTTTGTCTTGTTCAAGAAAGGAAAGGACAAAAGGGTTTATCTGAAAAACTAATTACTATAAATAGAATCCCGAACAAGAAACAGACAAGTGGATCCGTGGCGCAATGGTAGCGCGTCTGACTCCAGATCAGAAGGTTGCGTGTTCGATTCACGTCGGGTTCAATTCCCATTCCACtacattttttggttttttataagtattttcaataatttttattaaaactatatttgattttattattctttttttaaacttaGTACAacgaacaaaaataaaattttacaaaatcttcttacaattaattaaaaatcatataagaactacatatattttttgtttttcaataaagTCATCTGAGAACAAACCACTTGTAATGTTCATTgttcttcaaaatcaaaaacacatttttatcaTCTTTCAAATTATGAACAATTTGgaagaaacaaaggaaaatattcttttataaaaaaaaatattactataAATATTGTATCccacaattattaattttaatataaatttttatttcacatATTTTTCTTCGTTGCAGAATTTCATGAGATTTGTGCACATATCCAAGTCAATACCCGACATTCAACTTTTGTAGTTAAGAATATTACAacttattatttctttaaaaattacaagaatacccttgttaaaattttaaaaatatacaacaattttttttattgcttgtgattcacacaatgattaattttaatataaattctttatatatatttttctattattttgctTGCATCACAGaatttcatgaaatttgtgCATACATCAAAGTCAATAACAAATATTCAACTTTAGTAGTTAAGAATATTACAACTcattatttctttgaaaattataaCAGTACCCTTgttacaatataaaaaatatacaacaaTTATTTTCATTGTCATTGTCACTTATGTAAGTCATAGTTATGAGTgtgtttaaaaatgtttttactcaaagtatttttagagtgtatttgatagcgattttgataaatatttttaatatttttattatttctttaaaaattacaaCAATACCCttgttacaattttaaaaatatacaacaatttttttttattgcttatgattcacacaatgattaattttaatataaatttttattccatatatttttctattatttcgCTTGCATGGCAGaatttcatgaaatttgtgCATACAAGTCAATAACAGAAATTCAACTTTAGTAGTTAAGAATATTACAATTTattctattctttaaaaattacaagAGTACCCTTgttacaatataaaaaatatacaacaatttttttcattgcgACTTGTGTAAGTTATCACTAAGAGtgctgtagacccccatttgggtgTCATTTTCTACAACCATTTTTGCCAAGTGTCGCAGTCCCATAGGGCCACGTGTCGCCTTGTGGTTGGTGGTCATAGAAGCAGATGGTGGAATTGAGGAGCGAGTGAGAGTTTGACACGTGGCATGGAGATATTCTGGCCGTTAGGAGGAGCGTATATTTTCTGTTAGAGGGGATTTTTGCAGGGGGGGTCGGCTGGCCAGAGGTAGGGTGCTTTTCAGAAGCTGCTGCAGGGTAGTGGTGGTCGGGGGGGAGGCTGTCGTTGGAGAGATATTTTTAGAGGCTTGGCTGCTTTAAAAGAAGGGAAAATCCGAGATGAGAAAGGTGAGGAAAACAGGGGAAGGGAAAAACActagaggaaaaacagagagagaggtAAGGTGGCTTTTTGAGGAAGTTTCTGGAGAGAAAATAGAGGATTGTGAGTAGTAGCAGGGGCTCTTGGGGGAGAgagttagagagagagagaagagacggaggaggaaaagaagaaagaaggaaaaatgagCAACTGAGAAGAACAGAGGGGCATAGAGTTGCTGAGAGGACCGGAAAACTAGAGAGAGGTAGTGAGAGATTTCTGAGAATGTTCTGGGGTTTGGGAGAGGGCAGACGTTTGAAGTGGGGATCAGGGGTTGCTGTTGCAGAGAAAGAATAGAGCGTTCACAGAAGAAGCTAGGAACAGAGGAGAGAGGCTGTAGCTGGTTATAAACCAAGCAGCTTATGCTTGAAAGGAGTCGCGCAGGTTTAACATTCTCATACTCTAAGTTCTCCATTTTTACTGTCTTGCTATGCATCTTGCTGATATCTGGATATTTGCTCTGATCATCTAATATGTTAAACTCGCTTTTCATTGTTACTTGCTGTGCCCCTGTTTTCTTCTGTACGTATTGTAGATGGTTACGCTACTTATTTGTGTGTTAAGATCCTCCCACCAGTTTCTTTTGAAAGCTTCTTAATCTTCATTAAAATGGAGTTTGGATTTCAAGGCATCATTCTCTCTCATGCATGCTctgtcttctttttcttcattctttttcccctgtttctgttATCTTTCTTTTGGAGTGTTGGGCATCTTGTTTGAGTTTGGCTGTCTGAATTGGGGTGTTTTTGAGGGGTCTCAACATCAAAATCTTCGGGATACTGTCATGTTTCCTGTGGaacaagctgaaagccaacaaGCTCAAGGTATTGAGAAGGTGTTAACGGTCTTCAACAGGTGGTGAGTAAAAGGATTTGAGCCAGGGTGAGCAACTGTGGTTTCTATGTCATTTGTTCCCGCCGTTTGAAGGAGTTGAGGTGAAGCTGGTGCTGGGGAGCATGTTCTTCATGCCTTTTCTGTAGATCTTGTGTTTTCTGTGATCGATGAAGTGAAAATCGTCTTTAAGGGATATTTAGACTGTTTGTATTATGTCATTGCTCATAACTCCAGCCATGAGACAATAACTGGTTCAGAAAATAAGACTGCATGAGTATGGACTCTCTTAATTGAGTTGTTGGGCATGGACATACAAGTTATGGATATGGATGATATGATGGAATGAAGCGGTTTGATATGATTGAGAGGTTTGGTCTAGATGTCAAATGTTCACATACTTCTTGACATTTCAGACATTCATCACCTGCACTGTGATGACTTGAAGAATTCTGAGAGACATGATGATGCATTCTTAGTGATTCCCAGCTTCACGTGTGTCAGGTGTTGTGGCTTCAAAGAACACTTGAATCATCAGGGTTTGTGTTTTCGCCATGAATTTTGAGAAGGAGGTTGAAGTCTCATCTTCGCCTGCCAAGCAGAAGCTTCATTTGAAGAAATTGGAAAGTTTGGCATTATCTTGGTCTGCAGTTTCAGAGGTACAAATAGGGGGCTTGATGGAAAGTACTGATGAAAAATGGAGCAAATCATATTGCTCACAAGATGTGTGTCAAGTCCAACACAAGCCAACTCAGATTTATCATGAATGTGATAAAAATTCACGTTACACTGGACCCATGCGTATCATCACCATACCCACCCCTGTCTACTGCACCCTTAATCATTTCTTCTAACACCCACAAATCCATATCTCCATCACCCCATATAACTCATTTTCGGTTCATTTCATCTCCTTCCTAAGTACATGGAATCCCACATATAGCTACTTTCATCCCATTATCCTCTATCATCACCCTCACATACCCGTCctcacctttctctctctacaccacacccattttttttaatacctctAAATCCATCTTTTCCCACCTTTGTACGTCACATGACCATGCATGACCACATTCAAACCCGTTCCATGCTCACCATCACACCTGTCACCCTGCATCAGCTATCACACTTCCCGCATGACACACCCATTTCCTTTGCACCGCGTACAGACCATATCCACTATCCACAATTAGTCTCGCATTCACCAGTCTCTACGTCCATAGATTGAAGGATTTGGCTATTTGGTGGCTGATTTTTAAGCGATTGTGCATTTGGATTGGGGTATATTCAGGACTTGGGAAAATGGGATGAAATAGAGAAACAGTTTAAACAGATGGAGAGGGCGGTATCTGATGCATCATGGAGTGTTCTAATAACAAGGTTTGTCCTCATCGCCAAGGTCTCCGACGTCTTTGCTTTCTAAGCATCATATAAAAGTTCCTGTCAGTGGCAAGGCGCCAACAGCTGGAATCACTGTGAGGCATGTGCGTCATTCACACTCCAGGAAGTCTGTTAGGGTTAAGAAGGGTGGTGCTGGTGGTAAGGGAACATGGGGAAAACTGCTTGGCACTGATGGTGAGTCACATATTGCTCGAAATGATCCTAACTATGATAGCGGCGAGGAACTGTATCAGCTTATTGGGTCCACGATTTCATAAGAAAGCAGTGTTTTCCATCATAGAAGAAATATATCAACACTGGTGACGTGGAATTGGCTGCATCTGACCTCAGGGAACTTGGATCAAATGAATATCATCCCTGTTTCATTAAGAGACTTGTTTCCATGGCCATGAACAGACGTGATAAGGAGAAGGAAATGGCTTCAGTTGTGTTTTTAGCTCTATATGCTGATGTCATCAGCTTTACCCAGATTGGCCAAGGATTTTTCATACTTCTCGAGTCTGCTGATGACCTTGCAGTGGATGTACTGGATGCAGTTGATGTTCTTACTTTGTTTATTGCTCGTGCCGAGCAAGGAACCTCTTTCTATATCTCTGAGGCGCTTACTCCCGGGCTTTCCCTTCGTATTTCCATTCATAGGCAGCCCGTCCCTTTGATCCATGATCTTACCAAGTTCTGAACACCTAAAGGCTGCAGAATATCCATTCCGTGTTGGTCAAGTTGCACTACAACAGTCCAATTTCCATCTGTGCCTATAGCGATACAAATCGCATCCCAGTTTTTGTGTAGCATGCGCTCTCCAGCATCAGTATCATCATCACTTGTAATCACGTCCCTGCCGCCGTGGAAAATGCAAATGACCAGAGGATTTTAGTTGACACGCAGTTCTGGATGGTGGATGATCCTGATTCAGCTAGTCATTCACTGATTTCTGATGACAGATTTTGTTAACACTCTCCACCAGTCGTGAGTGAAGGGATGCAGACTCTTCAAGTGCATAACGGTGGGTTTCAAAGGTTTCTACCTTGGTTGAAGATTGTGGCTTCGAAGATGACCTACTCGCTTTGATGCCCATTGACGACATCACTAGAGCTTCCCGTTCCTTTGATAATGAGATTCAAATTCTCAAGGAAAAGTTGCAGTGAATGAATCTGGTGTCTGAATCGTTCAGCGGTTAAATAAAACGTTGACAAGTGACCTTCTACCTAGCTGCCATTGATGTTCTTGTTCAGAATTGCAAGGTACTCAAGTATGCCTCCACCTATTAATGCCCAAATAACATGAGAACAATGAAGAAACTGAGATTGTCCAAATCATTCATGATTCCTGAAAGATCATTGTGGCTAATACATGCCCTAATAGGGCCTGACACCGCGTGGGCCTAATCTGATTAACTGTCCAAGAAAGGCAATCCATCTGTTCATGACCTGGGTATTGTATCTCCTAAGATGAATGGATGCTTGGTTCATAAGGTTCTTCATTTGCATGACCACCTGGGGGTACTTTTGATCGACTCCCACTCAACCTCCAGTTTCAGTACACTCATCACCTTGCAGTCTCCATCATTTGTGCTCCATTGGGTTTCAGAAGTGGCATGCAACCAATGTTCAATATGCCCCAAGCTTGAGACTTCCCCcttgcatggtttgcatggctaCCCTTATGCCACGTGCCACCTCTCCatcctctttttatttttaaaaataaatttcctaAATCCCATTTTGTAAAATAACTATTCAATtcttggttttcaaataatcccaACTCTCCCATTTCTCcatccttagcatttttcttaGGTCCTAAAAATCCTTCTTCTAATAAAATCTGCCGCCCACTTCTTTTCGGGCGagcaattttcacattttaaaaaaaaaatgatttaaaataagcaagaataaaattctgtaattccgaataatggaatttatggaattaattcatgcaaaaatgaattgggtcttggtgggggccctacatatgagattccatgattaattgattgatttatttgtcatgcatgattgatttactctattccttgatatgcgcttaattatatatgtttattgttcactaaccctgtttcatgatagcgcattcgtgattgccgcccaggtacgcatctattcatgttttgctcattctttatacatgttttgatattcatatgtgcatgattgatttgagtatttattgatttcctcatcatcGTCATGttagcttcattctattagtagagacccgaccttagggacttagaggggtgctacggtctttaccgtaccttcccgataagtaacctgacccccgaacccgatccggttttcgtagatcaccttttccaaaataaggagtcacgcttagggtttttctttcttattttgtttaccctttaaaaaataaaacaaaaataagtggcgactccaagtcattttcaaataatcaataaaaatcattttttctaaataaaatcgagctcgccatcgagtgggaaacgcattgagccaaaatgcggggtccatagTGCATTTAAGAatgtttttattcaaagtattttaaaagtgtatttggtagtgattttaagaagtgtttttaatatttttaatacttgaaatatttttaattttttattatttctttaaaaattataaaaatacccttgttacaatttaaaaaatatacaacaattttttttattacctgtGATTCACAcaatgaataattttaatataaatttttattttatatttttttttattattttgcttGCATCGAAGaatttcatgaaatttgtgCATACATGATACATCAAAGTCAATACCAGATATTCAACTTTAGTAGTTAagttatttctttgaaaattacaagattacccttgttacaatataaaaaatatacaataatttttttcattgcgACTTGTGTACGTCATCGATAAGTGTGCATTTAAGAATGTTTTCACTCAAAGTATTTATAAAATGCGTTTATTAGTGAtgttgaaaaatgttttttcaatattttttaatacttaaaaaataaaaattttcaagtgtgtttagaagtgatttt from Vitis vinifera cultivar Pinot Noir 40024 chromosome 9, ASM3070453v1 includes these protein-coding regions:
- the LOC100254866 gene encoding cytochrome c-type biogenesis CcmH-like mitochondrial protein; this encodes MESEEDARKRAQVVEERARNISHNVRCTECGSQSIEDSQADVAILLRKLIRDEVRSGKNDKEIYKKLQEDFGESVLYTPKFDMQTAALWLSPIIFGGVAVGIWAYNRHRQKTDVHIMALNLVRGVPLTPKERETILDLVTPPPPEGATPFSWWRKWRGQ